The Desmonostoc muscorum LEGE 12446 genome includes a region encoding these proteins:
- a CDS encoding AAA family ATPase, protein MKPKPWELIGTAFYPYIEVPIESKITTIVGANESGKSHLLTAIEKAMSGKDIERSDFCRYSPFFTVKQNELKYPDFGSEWSSLSKLEDASIRKIIEIPESVIFDRFLIFRNNVNNLTIYLPEKGDYRPYRIGQKQAIELEKLLPRAFRIESSVALPSSVPIKKLVQLGQENYSGGRKFELLDREQRSKIVDALDVFSDNPELITKVRVLWGEKREEIDREAVETIKSIVLALDEVSFSNKEKEKREKEFNLAYKLICKIAKVDIKALLDLAKAIKDGMQGYANGIIEDINRQLAINLNFPTYWVQDRNFCLKVMARDYDLVFTITDRTGTEYSFNERSQGLRYFLSYYIEYRSHEPYPNQTEILLMDEPDAYLSSQAQQDLLKVFDLFASPEPSSHLTHPVQVVYVTHSPFLIDKNHSERIRVLQKGNEDEGTRVVKDFAQNRYEPLRSSIGPHIGETVFIGNCNLMVEGIGDQILIAGAATYLRANGVSSLETLDLNQITIVDSGGATQISYMVYLACGRHVEQIAVIVLLDSDQSGNDAKKQLLGKGGQHRRPLLKEKFILQLADLKEEFCLLTDNITAKIEIEDIISLPICIQATKLYLQEFLQVDETELLFLTEDLISGKIAGQTILDAIEETLKDFPEKDLKISKAGFARNIIRVVNEWSRKRDSLDERELDALKNFEHNFKILFKKLNVMQRSAQQRLTDERLSQKIERLKKNFIALHPISARREHGVILLDEIEGILESNIENEAIKEIEAIKNAIQNLRRDYKLDIDMSKTIHDYTGFQVGLERIKYAGLLASQEETPDEAQAENSAISEEVLEEVQTDKLIVDGEAKLINEQVPTVSKVETAEVSGNSASSSKRRKSNPR, encoded by the coding sequence GTGAAGCCTAAACCTTGGGAACTGATAGGCACTGCTTTCTACCCATATATTGAAGTTCCCATCGAATCCAAAATTACAACAATTGTTGGTGCAAATGAATCTGGAAAGTCTCACTTGCTAACCGCTATTGAAAAGGCTATGTCTGGTAAAGATATTGAGCGGAGTGATTTCTGCCGTTATTCTCCTTTTTTCACTGTTAAACAGAATGAATTAAAATACCCTGACTTTGGTTCCGAATGGTCTAGTCTTTCTAAACTTGAAGATGCAAGTATAAGAAAAATCATAGAAATTCCTGAGAGCGTTATTTTTGATCGATTTTTAATATTTCGTAATAATGTTAATAATTTAACTATCTATTTACCTGAAAAAGGAGATTACAGACCATATAGAATTGGACAAAAACAAGCCATTGAGTTAGAAAAATTACTCCCTAGAGCATTTAGAATCGAGTCTAGTGTTGCGCTTCCGTCAAGTGTTCCCATTAAAAAATTAGTTCAGTTGGGTCAAGAAAACTATTCGGGTGGTAGAAAATTTGAACTTCTGGATCGAGAACAAAGAAGCAAAATAGTAGATGCACTTGATGTTTTTAGTGATAATCCAGAATTGATTACTAAAGTTCGCGTTCTTTGGGGTGAAAAGAGGGAAGAAATTGATCGTGAAGCAGTTGAGACAATAAAATCGATTGTTTTAGCACTTGATGAAGTGAGTTTTAGTAATAAAGAGAAGGAAAAAAGAGAAAAAGAATTCAATTTAGCTTACAAATTAATCTGTAAAATTGCCAAGGTTGATATCAAGGCTTTACTTGATTTGGCTAAGGCGATTAAAGATGGAATGCAAGGTTATGCAAATGGAATCATTGAGGATATAAATCGCCAATTAGCGATTAATTTAAATTTTCCTACCTATTGGGTTCAGGATCGCAACTTCTGTTTAAAAGTTATGGCAAGAGACTATGACTTAGTTTTTACCATAACTGATAGAACAGGAACTGAATATTCATTTAATGAAAGGAGCCAAGGATTACGATACTTTCTTAGCTACTACATTGAGTATCGATCTCACGAACCTTATCCAAATCAAACTGAGATATTGTTGATGGATGAGCCAGATGCTTACTTATCTAGTCAAGCTCAACAAGACTTACTTAAAGTATTTGACTTGTTTGCAAGTCCCGAACCAAGCTCACATTTAACTCATCCAGTTCAGGTAGTCTATGTAACTCACTCTCCTTTTTTAATTGATAAGAATCATTCTGAGCGCATTCGAGTCTTGCAGAAAGGAAATGAGGATGAAGGAACACGCGTAGTCAAAGATTTTGCCCAAAACCGTTATGAACCTCTAAGGTCTTCTATTGGCCCTCATATCGGTGAAACGGTTTTCATTGGAAATTGTAATTTAATGGTTGAAGGTATTGGTGATCAAATTCTTATTGCAGGAGCCGCAACATATCTTCGAGCCAATGGTGTATCTAGTTTAGAAACTTTAGATTTAAACCAAATCACGATTGTTGATTCAGGGGGAGCCACACAAATTTCTTACATGGTGTATCTAGCCTGTGGAAGGCATGTAGAGCAAATTGCAGTTATTGTTCTATTGGACAGTGATCAGAGTGGTAATGATGCTAAGAAGCAATTATTAGGTAAAGGCGGTCAACATAGAAGACCTTTACTTAAAGAAAAATTTATTCTTCAACTTGCTGATCTTAAAGAAGAGTTCTGCTTACTAACTGACAATATAACAGCAAAGATTGAAATTGAAGATATTATTTCTTTGCCAATTTGTATCCAAGCAACAAAGCTTTATTTGCAAGAGTTCCTTCAAGTAGATGAAACGGAGCTTTTATTCCTGACTGAAGACTTAATATCAGGCAAAATTGCTGGTCAAACTATTCTTGATGCTATAGAAGAAACTTTAAAAGACTTTCCTGAAAAAGACTTAAAAATTAGTAAGGCTGGTTTTGCTCGAAATATTATTCGAGTAGTAAATGAGTGGTCACGGAAACGAGATTCACTGGATGAACGTGAACTCGACGCACTTAAGAATTTTGAGCATAACTTCAAAATTTTGTTTAAGAAGTTGAACGTTATGCAGCGCAGTGCCCAGCAGAGGTTAACAGATGAAAGGCTGTCACAAAAAATAGAACGTTTAAAGAAGAACTTTATTGCACTTCATCCTATCTCTGCCAGACGTGAGCATGGTGTTATTTTGCTTGATGAGATTGAGGGAATATTAGAAAGCAATATAGAGAATGAGGCAATTAAGGAAATTGAAGCAATTAAGAATGCAATCCAAAATTTGCGTCGTGATTACAAGCTTGATATTGACATGAGTAAAACAATTCATGATTATACTGGGTTTCAGGTGGGCTTAGAAAGAATTAAGTATGCAGGGCTTTTAGCTAGTCAAGAAGAAACTCCCGATGAGGCTCAAGCAGAAAATTCAGCTATTTCTGAAGAAGTTCTTGAAGAGGTACAAACAGATAAGCTGATTGTGGATGGGGAAGCAAAATTGATTAATGAGCAAGTACCTACCGTCTCTAAGGTAGAAACTGCTGAAGTTTCTGGTAATTCTGCAAGTTCCAGCAAAAGAAGGAAGTCCAACCCCCGCTAG
- a CDS encoding BrnT family toxin, whose product MKFEWDQQKNQANIAKHGLDFADTPRVFNLPLRISLDERQDYGKEYVTIQAGIGRGERDAPIT is encoded by the coding sequence ATGAAATTCGAGTGGGATCAGCAAAAGAATCAAGCAAATATTGCAAAGCACGGACTTGATTTTGCAGACACGCCCCGAGTGTTCAATCTACCACTCCGTATTTCTCTAGATGAACGTCAAGACTATGGCAAAGAGTATGTCACAATTCAGGCAGGGATTGGTAGAGGTGAACGCGATGCCCCCATTACTTGA
- a CDS encoding Uma2 family endonuclease, whose amino-acid sequence MPPLLDRTTDQRIVHYGTWEQFKFIQKGFDGSPGVRLFYYDDTIEILMPGREHEIFASIIGYLVTTFLVEKGIFFQPTRSMTQEKEGVVSVQADESYCIGSAKPIPDLSIEVVFTSGGISKLERYKALGVPEVWFWEDGQLTLYHLHDGSYERVDRSQLPGLNDLDLDLLRRYILIAETDAGEAIRAFRREI is encoded by the coding sequence ATGCCCCCATTACTTGACCGAACTACCGACCAACGTATTGTCCATTATGGGACGTGGGAACAGTTCAAGTTCATCCAAAAAGGTTTTGACGGTTCTCCTGGTGTGCGGCTGTTTTACTATGACGATACAATTGAGATTCTCATGCCAGGACGTGAACATGAAATTTTTGCCAGTATCATCGGTTATTTAGTAACAACCTTTCTCGTTGAAAAAGGCATTTTCTTTCAGCCAACCCGATCAATGACTCAGGAAAAAGAAGGAGTTGTCTCGGTTCAAGCGGACGAGTCCTACTGCATTGGCAGCGCTAAACCGATTCCAGATTTGTCCATCGAAGTCGTTTTTACCAGTGGTGGTATCAGCAAGTTAGAGCGCTATAAAGCTCTGGGAGTACCGGAAGTGTGGTTTTGGGAAGATGGGCAGTTAACGCTCTATCATCTGCATGACGGCAGCTATGAACGTGTCGATCGCAGTCAACTACCCGGACTCAATGACCTTGATTTGGATTTACTCAGACGCTACATTTTGATAGCTGAGACTGATGCTGGAGAAGCTATTAGAGCATTTCGTCGAGAGATTTAA
- a CDS encoding DUF29 domain-containing protein codes for MTITTNLKKLYETDENLWLEQTIELLKQKQFNQLDLENLIEELISLGKRDLAKAKSLLRQIIIHILLLQYWQVEYERNYRHWLGEIKTFRYDLNNHLTTNLMNKLQDDLENIYQSAVDFVQVKTDLTIFAEKCPYTLAQLLDDNYLS; via the coding sequence ATGACAATTACTACCAATTTAAAAAAACTCTATGAAACCGATGAAAATTTATGGCTAGAACAAACTATTGAATTATTAAAACAAAAACAATTTAACCAACTTGATTTAGAAAACTTAATTGAGGAATTAATCAGTTTGGGGAAAAGAGATTTAGCTAAAGCAAAAAGTCTTTTAAGGCAAATTATTATTCATATATTATTACTCCAATACTGGCAGGTAGAATATGAAAGAAACTATCGTCATTGGCTTGGAGAAATAAAAACTTTTAGATATGACTTAAATAATCATCTAACCACTAATTTAATGAATAAATTACAGGATGATTTAGAGAATATTTATCAAAGTGCGGTTGATTTTGTCCAAGTTAAAACCGATTTAACGATTTTTGCAGAAAAATGTCCTTACACTCTTGCACAATTATTGGATGACAATTATTTATCTTAA
- a CDS encoding DUF58 domain-containing protein has protein sequence MKIIKPITNFLETRASAPAYGGWVLAATAICFFGAGINTMAGWLYAISGISFALLGVAAILPARSLTNLSITRRPIQPVSAGDELRVELEICNQTQQPVGLLQVEDILPFVLGKPVQKAIETIPSQGSYRWVYYHPTQRRGVYRWHTVELGSGAPLGLFWCRRQRDCAATAIVYPTVLPLATCPLVDEMGQEESKRSDSRGKPLQTATTGLVRSLRPYRVGDPTRLIHWRTSARYGELRVRELEVVTGGQEIVIALDSASNWQEEDFEQAVIAAASLYFYAQKQQLQVQLWTAATGLMKGERFVLETLAATATLEDASTVVPKSHPLIWLTQNSLSLSTLPQGSRWVLWQNITSPPEQQVINWEHPGIVLQSDRPLQPQLQKTIGHGA, from the coding sequence ATGAAAATCATCAAACCCATCACCAACTTTTTAGAAACCCGCGCCAGTGCCCCTGCATACGGCGGTTGGGTGCTAGCGGCAACGGCTATTTGTTTTTTTGGCGCAGGTATCAATACGATGGCTGGTTGGCTGTACGCCATTAGCGGCATCAGTTTTGCCCTTTTGGGTGTAGCAGCCATCTTACCAGCGCGATCGCTCACAAATCTATCCATCACCCGCCGCCCCATTCAACCTGTATCAGCAGGCGATGAACTGAGGGTGGAATTAGAAATCTGCAATCAGACACAGCAGCCTGTAGGTTTGCTGCAAGTAGAGGATATACTGCCTTTCGTCTTAGGCAAACCAGTACAAAAGGCGATCGAGACAATTCCTAGCCAAGGTAGTTACCGCTGGGTATACTACCACCCTACCCAACGCCGGGGCGTCTATCGCTGGCACACAGTCGAACTCGGTTCTGGTGCGCCTTTGGGGTTATTTTGGTGTCGTCGTCAGCGTGATTGTGCTGCCACAGCGATCGTCTATCCTACAGTATTACCCTTGGCTACCTGCCCCCTAGTGGATGAAATGGGGCAAGAAGAAAGCAAAAGAAGCGATTCCCGTGGTAAACCCTTGCAGACAGCGACAACGGGACTAGTGCGATCGCTACGTCCCTACCGCGTTGGAGATCCCACCCGTCTGATTCACTGGCGAACTAGCGCCCGTTACGGAGAACTACGAGTGCGGGAGTTAGAAGTGGTGACTGGGGGACAAGAGATAGTTATTGCCCTTGACAGCGCTAGTAATTGGCAAGAAGAAGACTTTGAACAAGCAGTAATTGCCGCAGCATCATTGTATTTTTATGCACAAAAACAGCAATTACAGGTGCAACTGTGGACAGCAGCCACAGGTTTAATGAAAGGAGAGCGCTTTGTTTTAGAAACCCTAGCAGCAACCGCTACCTTAGAAGATGCCAGCACAGTAGTTCCCAAAAGTCATCCCTTGATTTGGCTAACTCAAAACTCCCTGAGTCTTTCTACTCTGCCTCAAGGTAGTCGCTGGGTTTTGTGGCAGAATATTACCTCGCCACCAGAACAACAGGTAATCAATTGGGAGCATCCTGGTATAGTATTGCAAAGCGATCGCCCACTACAACCTCAACTGCAAAAAACAATAGGGCATGGGGCATAA
- a CDS encoding ferredoxin thioredoxin reductase catalytic beta subunit encodes MITSEVNTKSSDKSLEAMRHFSEQYAKRTGTYFCSEPSVTAVVIEGLAKHKDDLGAPLCPCRHYEDKEAEVHATYWNCPCVPMRERKECHCMLFLTPDNEFAGDKQEISLETIKEVRDSMG; translated from the coding sequence ATGATCACATCAGAAGTTAACACAAAATCCAGCGATAAAAGCCTAGAGGCAATGCGGCATTTTTCTGAACAATACGCCAAGCGTACTGGAACCTACTTCTGTTCTGAACCTTCAGTTACCGCGGTGGTGATTGAAGGACTAGCCAAACATAAAGACGATCTAGGTGCGCCTTTATGTCCCTGTCGCCACTACGAAGATAAAGAAGCTGAGGTTCACGCCACATATTGGAACTGTCCCTGTGTACCAATGAGAGAACGCAAAGAGTGTCACTGCATGTTGTTCCTTACCCCTGACAACGAGTTTGCTGGAGACAAACAAGAAATTTCTCTTGAAACAATTAAAGAAGTGCGAGACAGCATGGGATGA
- a CDS encoding DUF309 domain-containing protein, with protein MSETMPQEFWQGIEQFNSGEFYACHDTLEALWIEASEPEKTFYQGILQIAVALYHLENRNWRGAVILLGEGSNRLRRYPSSYGGIDVDELLSQSVALLKTLQQIGAEKISAGNLGENEALSLPRIVLVSD; from the coding sequence ATGAGCGAAACCATGCCGCAAGAGTTTTGGCAAGGCATAGAACAATTCAATTCTGGTGAGTTTTACGCCTGCCATGACACTTTAGAGGCTCTATGGATTGAAGCCAGCGAACCAGAAAAAACCTTTTATCAAGGCATTCTGCAAATTGCTGTAGCACTTTATCATCTGGAAAATCGTAACTGGCGAGGTGCGGTAATTCTGCTGGGAGAAGGCAGCAATCGCCTGCGGCGTTACCCATCTAGTTACGGCGGTATTGATGTAGATGAGCTATTGAGTCAAAGCGTAGCATTGTTGAAGACATTGCAACAAATAGGAGCAGAAAAAATTAGCGCTGGCAATCTGGGTGAAAATGAAGCCCTATCTTTACCTAGAATTGTGCTAGTTAGCGATTAG